The region ATGATGTCATCGCGGAGTCCTATGCTCCATCGGCAGCGATTCATAACGCCGAAAATATAGGGCTTGAACCGGTGTGGCCTTACGATTTGATTGGAGATAGCTCTCCGATGTTTGAGCTGGCGAAGCGTACCTATGTGCATCGGCCATTTATAGCTAAGGCTGATTGGAGCTACGATCCGGTGCAGGCTGCGCGGCTGGACCTGGGCAACGAGGTGCGGTCCATGTTGCTCAAGATAACGGAGGACTCGCAGCATTCCATCAATGGTTTTGCGAATTGGGACAAGGAGTACGGCGAGTTTTATGTGGAGCAGACGGGCGTTACTGCGGATGCATTGCAGGAGGCGCTCGTGCAGGATTACGACGGATTTATTCGACTGGCGCCTGCTGTACCGCAGGGATGGAACGTCGATGGAAGTGTGAATGTGCGTGGAAAGACTCGTGTCGATGTCCAGGTGAGGGAAGGGCATGTTACGACGGCTGTTATAGAGGCGGGTACGACGGGGCCGCTACGGATTCGGAATCCATGGTCTGGCGAGGCCGTCGATGTCGTTTCAGGGGCTGCGATGACAAAGGTTGTGAGCGGCGCAACCGGATCGGTGATCACATTTCGTGGCGTGGCCGGTACGAGATATCTGCTGGTGCGACAGGGAACTCACGTTGAGGATGAGAACTTTGCGCCTGTGACAGGCACTCCTGCTATTACGGCAAAGAGGTTGGGGAAAGTTCAGATTGGCCTGTTCGCTTTGGGGTCTTCTTCAGCGAAGGAAGTTCGCGGCACGGTGGTTACGCTCGGCGCTTCCATTACGGCAGGGTACAAGAGCACGCCGGGTACGGATCGCGACTGGCCCGCGGTTCTGGCGGCGAGGCTTGCGGAAAAGGGAATGCGTGTCTCGGTGCTCAACAAAGGGATTAGCGGCAACCGGTTGCTGGTCAACGGCGCTGGGCCTAGCGCGCTGTCGCGGTTCGATCGGGACGTGCTTTCGCAGCCCGACGTTCATTGGGTCATCTTCTCCGACGATCCGATCAACGATTTAGGATCAACCCGTCCCGCGCCGACTGGTGATCAATTGATTGACGGCATTCGGCTGCTCATTGCTCGCGCTCACCAGAGGCATATTCAGTTCTTCTGCTCTACCCTTACCCCCTATGAAGGGGCCAACTATTGGACCCCAACGGGAGAGACCGCTCGCGAACAGGTCAATATGTTTTTGCGTAGCGAGAAAAGTGGTTGCGACGCTGTCATCGATCAGGATAGTGCAACGCATGATCCTGCGCATCCCACGCGCTTTCTTCCTGCCTATGACAGCGGCGACCATCTTCATCCTAATGACGCCGGCCATCGCGCGATCGCAAACGCGGTCGATTTGTCTCTCTTCTCTCGGTAACGGTTGGAGACGAAGATGCGAGATTTGATTCGCATCTCTATCGATCACTCGCCCAGATAGCACGAATTGCCTCTTCGTCGTCTAACCCGGCAGGTACGGCTGAGCTGGGAGCGTTGGCGTAGTACCATCGGCGATGGTCGAGCGGTGAGGTCATGGTTCGGCTACCGGGCATCTCGAGGTAGCCGTTGGAATCGGTCTGCCGCACCCAGTTCCACGCATAGCGAAGCCAGTCGCTGCGGTATTGTTTGCTCTGGTGAGCGAACCAGCTGATTTCGTCATAGCCCCATACCCAGTTTCCACCCTGATTCGGTTGGCCCGGATGTTTGCTGACGCCCCAGTTATCCAGCTCCACCAAATAGGGAAGATGCTTGCAGCTCCATCCGCTATAGGTTACGCCGCCTTTGCTGCGGCCATAGATACCATCGGAGAAGCCAACCTTCAAAATAGCGTGCTGTGGCTGGTCTGGTACTTCCATAATTCTTAGAGGGAAGGCGTGAAAGTCCAGCAGCAACTTGCCGTTTCGCACCAGACCGTCGCTTGGAACATGGCCATTGCAGAGCACCATTCGCCTGCGCGCGCGTTTCGACGCATAGGCCCGCACCAGCGAGAAGACCTGCGCCCAATGAGCCAGATGTGGATCGTTGCCGTTCATGATCTCCACTTGTCCGAAGTGGATACCCTCGACTCCCAGATCGATGTAAGACCTTGCCAGAAAGTAGAACCAGAGCTTTGTCTCCATGCGGCTTACATCGGGCACGGATGATCCCTTACCCCACTGGTCTTTGCGTGGGCCCTGCGGATAGGCGATTTCGGCATAACGGAAGGTCCGCTTTTCTACAGGTAATCCCAGCGCGGTGAATGCCCAGTCCGGTACAGGAATCTGTTCTACCTGCGTTGTCACGATCTCGAAGATGCATGCTTCAAGGATCATCTCCGGATCCGCAGCATGAACTTGTGGGAGCTGTTGTCTCGCCCGTTCGAGGTTGTTCAACAGGTTTGCTTCACTGCCCCACAGGCAGATGCTGCGGCCGATGTACTTTGCGCCGATATGGGTGAGCATACGGATGTTGTCTGCCAGATCTCCGCGTCCGTTGAGCAGGCCTTCCATTGAGATGGAGCGTGAGAGGTAGTTGTCGAGAACCTCCCTCGAGATGGTCTTGTGAAAGTCGTAGTTGCGCCGAGGCAATGGCTGGTTTGTGTCGAGTAGACAGAATGCTCTCTTTGTCAGCGTCAGTGTAGAGAGCGCGAGGGATGATGCCAGAAAACTCCGTCGTTCCAAAGTTGTACCCCTTTTGCGGAAGCTGTTTCGCGAAATCAGGTATTGAGATCGCCTCAAAACTTAGTCATCGATCGGCGATTCAACTCTGAAACGGAGGACGTCTGCTGTTATCTGCAAGTTGCATCTGAAACTCGTTTCAACCGACGTAGCTACCGTTAGAAACGGAACGCGGCAGGGAAACACCTATCTCGAGCGGCAGTTTGGATGAGATTTATGCAGCGTTATTCCCAAACTCTATGGCAATAATAAAAAACCTAAATGGATGCATATACTTCCAAAACGATTTAAGAAGATGGAATAAAATCCTTGTCAAGAAACAAAAGATAACATAAGCTTACTCGCACTCTGATTTATCACATTGCCCGTCAACGCTACCCTCCTGGAGGCTCCCCGATGCATCTACGACGCAGAAGTAATTCCCCGCACCAATCGAATATGTCTGGAGTTGTTCGGCATTTCCATTACATTGCCGTCCTGGCCATTCTCTTTTTCTCGTGGAACACGACGGCACCTGCCCAGACGGTTAATGCTGTTTTGCGCGGAACGGTGACCGATGCATCTGGCGGAGTCATTCCCAATGCTCAGATTCGTCTGTTGGAGCCGGCGACGGGACAAGTAGTACGGCAGGCAACATCGACATCAAACGGCGACTTTGAGTTTGACGAGCTCAAGCCCGGAACCTACGAGCTTCGCTGTGCTTCTGCGGGGTTCAAGCAGTTTGTCGCCAGCAATATTCTGCTCGACAGCGGGCAGGTTCGCCGCGTGGATGCGCATCTTGCGATTGGTGGCGCGACCCAGGAGGTCACCGTCACTGCGGGCGCTGCGGTTATATCGACTGAGTCCGCAACGCTGGCGGGTACCTACAGCTCCAAGCAGCATGACGAGTCGCCGCAGGTAACTATCTATCCCACCAGCTACGCCATGATGACTACGCAGTCCGGCGTGCAGGGAGGCGATGGAACGACCGTCGTTGCCAATGGGCAGACGCGCTCGCAGCAGACGTTGACCTTCGATGGAATTCCAAACGATCTCAACGGGGAACAGAGCAACAACGCGAATCTCTTCTCGGAGGTATCGGCAACGTTGTTCAATGCTCCTGCGGAGAGCGCGGTTCCGGTGCAGATTAACCAGATCACCAAGCGCGGCACCAACACGATTCATGGAAGTGCGAGCTATCGAATTTATGATTCTTTGTTCAATGCTGAAGGGTACTTTGATACGCAGAAGACCCCATATCTGCAGCATGAATGGAATATCGAGGTTGGCGGCCCGATCTGGAAGGATCACACCTTCTTCTATGGACAGTGGTTTGCGCAGCGCATTCCGCTGGGCACTGCGTTTCGTGCCAGCGTGCCAACCACCGATTGGAGAAACGGTATCTTTGCCACGACGATCATAGACCCAACGACAGGGCTGCCTTTCCCCAACAACACAATTCCGGCAAATCGAATCAGCCCTGTTGCCAAGGCGTTTCAGGATAACTACCTTCCTACGCCGAATGTTCCTGGCAACAACACGTCTGTGAACAACTATGCGTTCCACTTCCCGTTCAATAGCGATCTCTATCGCGGCGACTGGCCGATGGGGCGCATCGACCACAACCTGACCAAGAACAATACTGTCTTTGTGCGCTGGCTGATGCGCCAGACCCCGTATGTGCTGGACAACGGCCTGCCTAGCCTTATCTGGACACGACTGAGACGCGATCAGCAGTGGGCGGCGGGAGACACGCATATCTTCACTCCGCAACTACTCAATAACTTCAGGTTTGGATATTCGACCGATTACATCATCGATGGCCAATCGGAAGGCGGTCAGACTCCGCCCGATGGCAGCAAGGTGCTCGCGACAACAGGACTTGAGGGATCGAATCCGAGCGGCTTGACTGGTCAGGGCTTTCCTTCGATCACTATTAGCGGTATAACACCGCTCGTCAATGTCCCCGGAGGGGTTAAGGCCAATGATCACATCCTCAGCCTCAATGATTCCATCGATTGGCAGGTGGGGCGCCATGTGATGAAGTTTGGCGCAAGTATCGAACGCTATACCAACTCAGAGGGCGTTGTTCCTGACTATGGAACCTTTATCTTTGATGGTTCGATAACAAGCAATGCATCTACAACAGGAAATGCATATGCGGATTTTCTCTTGGGCATTCCTCAGACCAGCCAGCGAACGAATCCGCTGGGTAATCGGGAGCAGGCGCTTATTGAGTATGGTTTCTACGCTGAAGATTCATTCAAGCTAACCCCTCGTCTCAATATCAATTACGGAGTTCGATGGGACTTATATGGAACGCCGAATGAGTCTGATCATCTTATGTACAACTGGGATCCATCGACTCCTGATGAGGTTCTCGTTGATCCTGGTGCAATATCAAAGGTCAGCCCTTTATTTCTGGCTTTGAAAATTCCAGTAAAAGCAGCCAATGTACGAGCCGTCACGGATAGAGATGACATCGCTCCACGGGTCGGCGTAGCGTATCAACTCTCCGATCACTCAGTAATACGCGGAGGGTACGGTGTTTATACTTCACGACTGGACTCGTCGAAATACTTAGGGAGCTTTCTGCCGATCAATCCTCAACTGGGTTCCACGGGCCCCTTCTCACTCAGTGAAACCTATCAGAATATCCGTGGTAACAGCCAAGCGTATGTGACCTTTCCTGACCCTTATCCGCAAACTAACGCTAATGCTCTGATCCCAAGTCAGAGCGTGAATGGTTACCCGCAACATATCAGCCATGGACGAATTCAGCAGTTCAGCGTCACTTATGAACGGGAAATTGACAAGATTGGTTTGCGAGCGTCCTATGTAGGATCTCGCAGTTCGGGCCTCAACTACTCTTTGAATACCAATTTGCCTGCTCCTCAGAGCAAGACACCATTCACGACAAGCATGAGGCCGTATCAGAAGTTTGTTGAGACGACACTGCTACGCTTCGACGGTGGTGCAAAGTATGACAGCCTGCAGTTTGCTGCTAATCGCCGCGTAAGCGGCCTCACCTTCAACGCTAGCTATTCTTTTTCACGAAGCCTGCTGAACTACCTCGATACAGAGAACCCTTATGACGTTCTTAG is a window of Edaphobacter dinghuensis DNA encoding:
- a CDS encoding carboxypeptidase-like regulatory domain-containing protein, whose translation is MSGVVRHFHYIAVLAILFFSWNTTAPAQTVNAVLRGTVTDASGGVIPNAQIRLLEPATGQVVRQATSTSNGDFEFDELKPGTYELRCASAGFKQFVASNILLDSGQVRRVDAHLAIGGATQEVTVTAGAAVISTESATLAGTYSSKQHDESPQVTIYPTSYAMMTTQSGVQGGDGTTVVANGQTRSQQTLTFDGIPNDLNGEQSNNANLFSEVSATLFNAPAESAVPVQINQITKRGTNTIHGSASYRIYDSLFNAEGYFDTQKTPYLQHEWNIEVGGPIWKDHTFFYGQWFAQRIPLGTAFRASVPTTDWRNGIFATTIIDPTTGLPFPNNTIPANRISPVAKAFQDNYLPTPNVPGNNTSVNNYAFHFPFNSDLYRGDWPMGRIDHNLTKNNTVFVRWLMRQTPYVLDNGLPSLIWTRLRRDQQWAAGDTHIFTPQLLNNFRFGYSTDYIIDGQSEGGQTPPDGSKVLATTGLEGSNPSGLTGQGFPSITISGITPLVNVPGGVKANDHILSLNDSIDWQVGRHVMKFGASIERYTNSEGVVPDYGTFIFDGSITSNASTTGNAYADFLLGIPQTSQRTNPLGNREQALIEYGFYAEDSFKLTPRLNINYGVRWDLYGTPNESDHLMYNWDPSTPDEVLVDPGAISKVSPLFLALKIPVKAANVRAVTDRDDIAPRVGVAYQLSDHSVIRGGYGVYTSRLDSSKYLGSFLPINPQLGSTGPFSLSETYQNIRGNSQAYVTFPDPYPQTNANALIPSQSVNGYPQHISHGRIQQFSVTYEREIDKIGLRASYVGSRSSGLNYSLNTNLPAPQSKTPFTTSMRPYQKFVETTLLRFDGGAKYDSLQFAANRRVSGLTFNASYSFSRSLLNYLDTENPYDVLSHWSNDGVTQRHYASISAVWALPFGKGHRYLSSGGGMMDRAVGGWSTNVMTYLGSGKWFSPSYDGADPSNTGTFGGLPDKVGDPNNVPGGRSKTNWFNVAAFAVPQQGHFGDALPNSLEGQRLYVTHISLIKAVSITDRVKFNFVTQASNLFNHPYFMPPSGDISVPGGNQFTSQVDTFSSLEIAKPRQITFQGVFVF